One segment of Bradyrhizobium sp. CB2312 DNA contains the following:
- a CDS encoding type II toxin-antitoxin system RelE/ParE family toxin produces MLNAAMAEYRLSERTRADLIDIYDFTESRFGKYQAEAYYAGLVRSFGLLADFPLIGQQVDELAPGYRRFRFQSHLIFYTVQPDHVEIRAILHGAQDIRPQLFD; encoded by the coding sequence TTGCTCAACGCCGCCATGGCTGAGTACCGGTTATCGGAGCGTACCCGAGCCGACCTGATCGACATCTACGACTTTACCGAGAGCCGGTTCGGCAAATATCAGGCTGAAGCTTATTACGCTGGCCTGGTCCGTTCCTTCGGACTCCTCGCCGATTTCCCCCTGATCGGCCAGCAAGTGGACGAGCTCGCTCCGGGCTATCGACGTTTCCGCTTCCAATCCCATCTGATTTTCTACACGGTGCAGCCCGACCACGTCGAAATCCGTGCCATTCTTCACGGCGCACAAGACATCAGACCGCAATTGTTCGACTAG
- a CDS encoding IS110 family transposase: MNYFAGLDVSLKRTAICIVDRDGNIVREGVTDTEPEALISWLRNTRFALQRIGLEAGQCSSWLHKGLSEGGLPVICVETRHAKSVMQAQTVKTDRNDARALAQMMRTGWFKAVHIKSEGSQKLRALMGSRRCLLDKQRDLNNHIRAALRTFGFKVGLIGQSRFEERVRELILDDGDLQALVVPLLEARRILGEQARVLTRLIGRLVRSDATCRRFMTVPGVGPLTALAFKTTIDDPGRFRKSRHVGVHLGLTPGKYASGEVDYNGRITRCGDAFAREHLFEAAHSLMVNTRRWCSLKAWGIRIAKRSSMKNALVAVARKISVILHRMWCDGSDFRWEKSEAAAAA; this comes from the coding sequence ATGAATTACTTCGCTGGACTCGACGTGTCTTTGAAGCGCACCGCGATCTGCATCGTTGATCGAGATGGAAATATCGTCCGGGAAGGAGTGACGGATACCGAACCCGAGGCGCTAATTTCTTGGCTAAGAAACACCCGCTTCGCTTTGCAGCGCATTGGGCTAGAAGCCGGCCAATGTTCCTCCTGGCTGCACAAGGGGCTTTCGGAAGGCGGATTACCCGTCATTTGTGTTGAGACCCGGCACGCAAAGAGCGTGATGCAAGCTCAAACTGTCAAGACGGACCGCAACGATGCTCGTGCGCTTGCGCAAATGATGCGAACAGGGTGGTTTAAGGCGGTTCACATCAAATCTGAAGGCAGCCAAAAGCTCCGAGCTCTGATGGGCAGTCGCCGGTGCCTGCTCGACAAGCAACGCGACCTCAACAATCATATTCGGGCGGCACTTCGAACCTTCGGATTCAAAGTGGGTCTTATCGGCCAAAGCCGCTTTGAAGAGCGTGTACGCGAGCTTATCTTGGATGACGGAGATTTACAGGCCCTCGTGGTTCCATTGCTGGAAGCTCGGCGCATACTCGGCGAACAAGCACGCGTGTTGACGCGCCTGATTGGGCGCCTGGTTCGCAGCGATGCTACTTGCCGCCGGTTCATGACGGTTCCTGGCGTTGGCCCCCTGACAGCATTGGCATTCAAGACGACCATCGATGACCCAGGCCGCTTCCGTAAATCCCGGCACGTTGGCGTCCATCTTGGACTGACCCCAGGCAAATACGCGTCCGGAGAGGTCGACTACAACGGGCGTATCACCCGATGCGGCGATGCCTTTGCTCGAGAACACCTCTTCGAAGCCGCTCATTCATTGATGGTCAACACAAGACGGTGGTGTTCGCTAAAGGCATGGGGCATCCGCATCGCCAAGCGAAGTTCCATGAAAAATGCGCTGGTCGCGGTGGCTCGCAAGATATCAGTCATCCTGCACCGTATGTGGTGCGACGGCAGCGACTTCCGGTGGGAGAAATCAGAGGCCGCAGCGGCAGCCTGA
- the rpsD gene encoding 30S ribosomal protein S4 has translation MTKRSEAKYKIDRRMGQNIWGRPKSPVNRREYGPGQHGQRRKGKLSDFGVQLRAKQKLKGYYANISERQFHGIYVEASRLKGDTGENLIGLLERRLDAVVYRAKFVSTIFAARQFINHGHVKVNGRKVNISSYQLKVGDVIEVKEASKQLAHVLEASQLPERDVPDYLEVDHGKMTAKYVRIPGLSDVPFPVQMEPHLVVEFYSR, from the coding sequence ATGACTAAGCGCAGTGAGGCGAAGTACAAGATCGATCGCCGTATGGGCCAGAACATCTGGGGCCGCCCGAAGAGCCCCGTGAACCGCCGCGAGTACGGCCCCGGCCAGCACGGCCAGCGCCGCAAGGGCAAGCTCTCCGACTTCGGCGTGCAGCTGCGCGCCAAGCAGAAGCTGAAGGGCTACTACGCCAACATCAGCGAGCGTCAGTTCCACGGCATCTACGTCGAGGCCAGCCGCCTCAAGGGTGACACCGGCGAGAACCTGATCGGCCTGCTGGAGCGTCGTCTCGACGCGGTCGTGTACCGCGCCAAGTTCGTCTCCACGATCTTCGCCGCCCGCCAGTTCATCAACCACGGCCACGTCAAGGTGAACGGCCGCAAGGTCAACATCTCGAGCTACCAGCTCAAGGTCGGCGACGTGATCGAGGTCAAGGAAGCCTCCAAGCAGCTCGCCCACGTGCTCGAAGCCAGCCAGCTGCCCGAGCGCGACGTCCCCGACTATCTCGAAGTCGACCATGGCAAGATGACCGCCAAGTATGTGCGCATCCCCGGTCTCTCCGACGTGCCGTTCCCGGTGCAGATGGAGCCGCATCTGGTCGTCGAATTCTATTCGCGCTGA